A window of Apium graveolens cultivar Ventura chromosome 8, ASM990537v1, whole genome shotgun sequence contains these coding sequences:
- the LOC141679672 gene encoding uncharacterized protein LOC141679672: MDKSWIFKDRDTLKYEIGVERFLIFAEENSRDPKRIPCPCKRCVTFKKFSVKIIRGHLYDNGFSLGYLDWIWHTEGCGTRSSVNSTCNAPPPARTPAPAPASETVNVCDAAYNSGEYDNESYQFRRFVADAEQPLFEGSECTKLESMLKLHNWEARFGISDSAFTDLLTSVGSLLPKDNVLPPNAYEAKKALSDLGLEYEKIHSCPNNCILYRGAHADASECPKCRLSRWKLGKDGKIRINVPAKVMWYFPIIPRFKRMYKSPSTFELMTWHAKQRRQDGKMRHLADSPSWRNIDYRWPAFGSEARNIRLALSADVLISGPHEPGNDVDVYLQSLIDDLKKLWEGVPNVYDAYTKSYFTLKGILIWTINDFPAYGNLSGCVDKGYLCCPICGDDTVAKYLSHSRKMCYQGHRRYLPRNHPYRKQKVVFNGQHELGQARQPLSGKEVLSLQEKIEFQFGKQVKKSKKVDCPWKNKSVFLARILEISPRSSLSRCHARREERV; the protein is encoded by the exons ATGGACAAGTCGTGGATTTTCAAAGATAGGGATACACTCAAATATGAAATTGGGGTGGAACGGTTTTTGATTTTTGCTGAGGAAAATTCTCGTGATCCTAAAAGAATTCCCTGCCCTTGTAAACGATGTGTTACCTTTAAAAAATTCTCCGTAAAGATTATCAGGGGTCATTTGTATGACAATGGTTTTAGTTTAGGGTATTTGGATTGGATTTGGCATACAGAAGGGTGTGGGACTAGGTCATCGGTCAATAGTACTTGCAACGCTCCACCCCCTGCACGTACACCTGCCCCTGCCCCTGCATCAGAAACCGTCAATGTTTGTGATGCTGCATATAATTCGGGTGAGTATGACAACGAATCGTATCAGTTTAGAAGGTTTGTGGCGGATGCTGAACAACCTTTGTTTGAGGGTAGTGAATGTACGAAGTTAGAGTCGATGCTAAAATTGCATAATTGGGAAGCAAGGTTTGGAATTAGTGATAGTGCTTTCACAGATTTACTCACTTCCGTTGGCTCTCTCCTTCCTAAAGATAATGTGCTGCCACCTAATGCTTATGAAGCCAAAAAAGCCTTGTCTGACTTAGGCCTAGAATATGAAAAAATTCACTCATGTCCAAATAACTGCATCCTATATCGGGGTGCACATGCTGATGCTTCCGAGTGTCCTAAGTGTCGTCTATCTAGGTGGAAGTTGGGAAAGGATGGTAAAATAAGGATCAATGTGCCCGCAAAAGTAATGTGGTATTTTCCAATTATTCCGAGATTTAAACGTATGTATAAATCTCCTTCTACTTTTGAACTGATGACATGGCATGCAAAGCAGCGAAGACAAGATGGAAAGATGCGGCATCTAGCCGACTCTCCTTCATGGAGAAATATAGATTATAGGTGGCCTGCATTCGGCAGTGAGGCAAGAAATATTCGTTTGGCTTTGTCGGCAGATG TTTTGATTTCCGGTCCCCATGAACCTGGTAATGATGTTGACGTCTATTTACAATCGCTTATTGATGATTTAAAGAAGTTATGGGAGGGTGTACCGAATGTGTATGATGCCTATACTAAATCATATTTCACTCTAAAAGGAATTTTAATATGGACAATAAATGACTTTCCTGCATACGGAAATCTATCCGGTTGCGTCGATAAAGGTTATTTGTGTTGTCCAATATGCGGTGATGATACTGTTGCTAAGTATTTAAGCCATAGTAGGAAGATGTGTTACCAAGGCCATCGGCGTTATCTGCCTAGAAATCATCCATATAGGAAGCAAAAGGTAGTTTTTAATGGGCAACACGAGTTGGGGCAGGCACGTCAACCGCTTTCAGGAAAAGAGGTGTTATCACTGCAAGAAAAAATTGAATTTCAATTTGGAAAACAAGTCAAAAAGTCAAAAAAGGTGGACTGCCCATGGAAGAATAAGTCAGTTTTTTTAGCTAGAATATTGGAAATTTCACCACGTTCGTCATTGTCTCGATGTCATGCACGTCGAGAAGAACGTGTGTGA